gtccggATGCCCTTCccagagctgccttcatgctGCCGAAGTCAATAAGCTTGTTTGATTTCATCCAgtgctgcaagaactgacaggtggatgacgtcagagtacagCAAAAGAAATCATTCGGAGGAGTgtgcttttaaatcgctctcacGGATCCGGCTGTCAGATCTTGCGGCGCTGCTTCAAGTCGAACTAGCCTATTGCCTCATAAGGCAgcaagtcagctgcctaagcTTTCGAATGGAGAAATAGTGAAAGGCCTTGGTCACTACCCcagttcctggagatctacttTACTGCAGCGTTCacctccaaccccaatcaaacacacctgaacctgctaATCAAGCTTTCCATGGCTACCTAAAAATTAGAGGCAGTTGTGCTGAAGCAGGGTTGGATCTAAAGCATGCAGgagggtagatctccaggaatAGAATTGGTGACCACTggtcatgtaaacgcactcatttTATCCAACACTCTTACCTGGAACAAATACAGCTTTTCCACGAGACTTTTGGCCAGGTACACATCAATCTAACAAGAAAGCAAAAGCAGTAAGAATGTTTAATGTCGTGTTTATATACTATGTAAGAAAAACAGAAGAAAATGTAAATGTCCATATGTACCTCTTGTATAATTGGGTCGTCATCATCACCACTGGCCATAATGAAGAGACTAGAAACCTTTGCTGGTGGACTTCAAACCTGCAGACACAGCATTCCTACATCACTCACTAATATATTGAAGCAAAGTAAATCAAGATTTAAGGTTTGTTTTGGACTGGGAAAAAGTAATGAATGTGTCAATTTCCACattataataaaagttttttttagcatttattattttggttaatgttagttaatgacAGCAcaattgtttatgttggtttattgtgcattaactaatgttaacagccaaaacttttgattttacaatgtatttgttaaatgctaaaatgaatGAATGCTGTAGAAGCATTGCTGTTCCTTTCAGCTAATGTATTtcctaatgttaacaaatacaactttattgtaaagtgtgaCTAGATTATTTAATTCTACATTATTTAGCTAACAGCATAACCACTTTTCAACATGAATGAAACATACATGTTTCTCCAATATCATCAATAACATGACATAATAGACAGGTACTGGTTACTTCCTATGTATATAGAGGATAATAATACTTACATGATGCAATATACACATATTAAACTGTCAGTCACTTGTTATTGTCATGACCAAGTAACGAGATACTGAGGGCCAAGAAGAACTGTAGAAAACATACAGATCTCGCTACAGTAACTTACACTACAATTTATCGACATAATAACGATATAAAACGCACTTAAATAAAACAGGTCAGCAAAATAAGCAGCATGCTAAACTGTTAGCAGCTCTGTCAAAGACAACATAAAAACTCGTTTAGCACAAAACGGATCATTTGACCACCATCCTCAGTCAGTTTATGCGCATATTAATGTTTTTACGTTGGTAACTTTGATACAAGTGTTAACATTTCTAGCATGCTGAACACAACTGACTGACACACAGACAGCCGAGGCCTCTGCTGTGTCAATAAATAAGCAAATGACTGAAGTTAAAGTGATCAAACTAACCTGTAGTTTACTAGACAAACGTGTTTATTGCTTGAACTCGGGGGTTTTGACTTCTTCAGGTGCTTCAGTCAAGCGatgtgcgtgtatgtgtaaATCACAGGAACCGCTGTTGCTACCATGTTACTGATCGCAGAGCTACAGTCAAACACGTGGGGAGGAGCTGTGTGTGCAGGAGACATATCCCAGCATGCAATGCGCCAGCGACACACGCGTCACCCACTACATTATATTTaagcatttaataaaaaaaattgtaacaaTAAAAAACCCACTAAAAAGGTACGTTACTTTAATATAATTGTAAATTGTGTATTTACAATACGTAAAAATGTAGAATAGAAATGGGTatatttaatgttcattttatttttcataatttaacatttttatagtTACTTATTTTATTATGAATATCATATACGTAAAAACATAGCTCTTTGCAAACATCAATTTAATCATAAAAATTAAAGatacacacatgcatttatgattactatttaagaacttttttaaAGATGAATGGGCTTTAtagaaaataatcaaaaataCTACAGCTTttggtgaaaaaaaaaaaaaaaacacttaaacagCACTCCGTACCAAAGACCAATGCAATAGGCAAAAGCTATATTTTGCAAACATAATTTTATTTGGTAAGGgtgccatttaaaaaataatcaatgCATTATTGACTTTACAAACTAAAATTTGTATATGTAATAAATATCTAGTGTCAAGATCCAACCTTCTTAGAAATAaagcattaaaatgtatttttctaccCGCTATCCAAAGTCAGTTTCACTTCATATTCAGTATTTTAGCTTGCATTTGTGTATTTACACACAGACAATTAAAATATTCTcttataatatatacatttgcattttaaaacatatgGAAATGTATGGAGAAATATTTTACACTTAGGCCTGGCTAATGGATTTTATAAACACTCACGCACATACGAAAAATAGcactgtttgctgtggagataTTTTTATGGGGATATCAAATATTGtgaaaaacattcaaatatactGAAATGTTGTTCAATAAACAACATCTTTTAAACACATTGTTCATGAAAAATATGCTATACATCCATTTTTAAAAGAtgttttgtcactgacccattaTGTTAAAATGGGTGCCTTTTAATTCTAAATAATTTCCTTATTTTAAATTGAGGTAGCAAACAGAATGCTGAATTGTAATTCAAATTTGTTATTCAATGATAAAAAAGTTcacctataaaaatgtatttattttatttatacttaTCTCATTTATACTTTGTGCATTTGTGATTATTATTTAGCTCCCAGAATGCTCTTTCTTACCTCaaattttgtgtgtgtctgaAAGCTCTAAAATTGTGCCTTCAGAGACAGCATTCCAAGGCatgaaggcatcaaggcacatCTAAAtccaatgttaggtttacttcctgtctcctgagatGCCTTCATTGtcctgtcccacaattctatgcgtgTGTGTGCACGAGTAATGTGATTGGTCAAGCCTGGtcgagtttgaaaaaaaaaaatggcgaCCAAGAAAGCGGCTGaagcacaaatttagtgaaaataaagttttcatttttgttttcacacctattgattgcatttctagcgagaaattagtattgtactTTTCAAATATGGGATTGGTTATagcaaaggcgctctctgtttatatttcaaacagaacTCGATTACGCTGCCTATGAAGTCTGTCCGAATGCCTTTGccagagctgccttcatgccaccaaagtcattgcctcatgaggcagcaagacaacaagtcagctgcctaagcTTTTGGAGTCAGATGTTTTGTGCTtgctataaaataaaaattacttaaTGATATTAAGATCTAAACATCCAAATCCAGCACTGCATACAACACTTTGTTTGCCACATCCTTTAAAGAtgtagtttaaaaacagaaagacCTGCCAAAATGAAACCCAAAGTCCTGAAGATATAAAAAGACACATGGAGTTTACTCTTCAGGTATTCTGAAAGTTAACTGGAGGAAACTCCTGTTCATCATCGAGACAGACCGGTCCATCTGCAAACTCATGTTCTGGGATCAGCTCTCCTTTCTTTGCACCTCCATCCTCAGAATAACCTAAAGAAAAGTTGACCATCATCAAgtcatttactttaaatgctGTACACAATACATGCTACTAACGTATCTGGGTCAATGAGCTAATGATCACTTATTTTAATATGAACATCAATCACCATTACTCAAAACCCACTTACGCTAaacccttaaagggatacttcaccgatttagcattcagctttgtatttgtagaaacccggcagtattactgaatgaccatgtttccctccctcatttccccctgagaggagagatatctgcattttggttctgcaaaaaagtcctccgatgatgtaatatgacgatttttgcatcatcggaggacttttttgcagaaccaaaatgcagatatctctcctctcagggggaaatgatggagggaaacatggtcattcagtaatactgccaggtttctacagatacaaagctgaatgccaaatcggtgaagtatccctttaagtattatggtgcaaacaacaacataaaatgaTGTCCACGTATGTGGACATACAGGTCTTAggatgttaaaggggacatatcatgaaaatctgactttttccatgttaagtGCCATAAATGGGTCCCCAGTtcttctgtcaacctagaaaatgtgtaaaagatcaacccagtaacttcaagcatgtgaaaaattaggtcattgaaatttgtctccccttaaTATTGTCAGAAGGAGATAATAcggcccccttaatctgcactatccaacggcactgcaatttagtacagagggaaagagagagagggaaaaaattattgacagcacaattgagttttaatttcaacaaaccatcaTTGTGAtaagtgtttgcatttcatcagttcatttgcatttaaaaggacaccccaatacggcacatttttgctcacacctaaaaagtggcaattttaacatgcaataaaAATTTATCTATGGGGTACTTTgatctaaaacttcacatatgtacactgtaaaaaaaatccgtaaaaattgcagctgagttgccggtaatttaccgtagatttaaatttatgttatttactggcaacattttgttcaaagttaaatgaacatttaacatttacaagtctttgtctttacagagtaaaactaaaaaacagcatcaagcaaaacattatgggaaacaaaatctgaagcaaaaaacagaaaaaggttgatgatgatttctggttcccagaatgctttgcatgaggctgtttttgtatagttttattctgtaaagataaagacttgttaatatttaaaatttatttaactttgaacaaactcttgccagtaaataacataaatgtaaatctacggtaaattaccggcaacccagctgcaataacattgaaatttttacggactttttttacagtgtactctggggacactgaagacttattttacatcctaataaagtctcataatatgccccctttaaagggatacttcaccgatttggcattcagctttgtatctgtagaaacccggcagtattactgaatgaccatgtttccctccatcatttccccctgagaggagagatatctgcattttggttctgcaaaaaagtcctcagatgatgcaaaaatcgtcatattacatcatcggaggacttttttgcagaaccaaaatgcagatatctctcctctcagggggaaatgagggagggaaacatggtcattcagtaatactgccgggtttctacaaatacaaagctgaatgctaaatcggtgaagtatccctttaattctGTGttactggaacctgttgtacacaaatgtggacaattacactgattcatgttcaaagaaaaatatttggttattatatttattagttcttcctaaccccaaaatagctggaagaaatctgaaaaaaaaaagacaaaccaaagctctggtcttaggaggttaaaggtGAATAGTGTCATTTTTGTTCCACTATAGTCACTAAACGAAATGGCAAAACTGAATACCACAGACAGGTTTCCCAAACATCACCCTAAACTCAAAGCACCAATGTTGCTGTGTCTGGCTTAACGTTATTGTATTGTTTATAGGAACACAAAGATGTAGTATACacttaaaaactaaaaatcacTCTTACTAATGTCTCTGCATAGTAAACTGGGATtcaaaagtattttaacattaaacataACACATATCCCCTTTAAGATCTGCAGGCTTAGAAAATACCAAAACCCTATGAGGAGAGGACGTTTAAGAACTTTTAATAGTCATACtgattgatatatatatatatattatatatagatataCAGTGGATATAAAAAGTCTACACACCCCTGTTAAAATTGCAggtttttgtgatttaaaaaatgaaaacaagatGAATCATTTTGGAACCTGTTCCAACTTGATTCCGTACTTCCAACCTATATATTAAAGTAAATAACAATAAGAAAACTTTTGTGGTGAAAAAATGGCAAGTAAAGTTGTATAATAACCAGGTTGCATAAGTGTGCACACCCTTAAACTAAAACTTAGTTTAGGCACCTATAGATTTTATCACAGCGTTCAATCTTAATGGGTATGTGTCAATCAATTTCACACTTTTTGAATTTGCAATATTTTGCCATTTCTCCTTGCAAAAGCATTTTAAATCTGTCAAATTGGCTGGGTGTCTCCTGCACAGCCCTCTTCAGATCACCCCATAGATTTTGAATGGGATTTAGATCTGGACTCTTGCAGGGCCATTCCAAAACCTTGATCTTGTTTTGGTGAAGTAATTCCTTTGTTGATTAGATCTGTGCTTTCTGTCATTGTCATGCTGTAAGGTGAAAtttcaattcattttaattgtTCTGGCAGAAGCTTTTAGGTTTTGGGCCAAAATTGACGGGTATTTGGAGCTACTCATTATTCTATCCACCCTGATTAAAAACCCCAGTTCCAGCTAAAGAAAAGCAGCCACAAAGTATGACGCTGTCACCTTCATGCCTTACAGTGGGTATGGTGTTCATTTGGTGATGTGCTGTGGGTTTTATTgcaccaaatatatattttggtaTAAGGGCCCAAGTTCAACTTTGTTCTCAATGGACTATAATACATTATTCCACATGGATTTGGGATAtagaaatatttgtttttacaaactttAGATGGACTTGATGatatttttggttaaaaaatgcAAATAGCCCGAACATAAGGAATTCAGGAGATTTTCGTCACATGTAGGGAGCAAAAAGTACTTGCCAGATATTGTTACAATTCTTTTAATGTTGCTGTAGGCCTCTCGGCAGCCTTCCTTACCATTTTTTTCCTGGTTGTCTCATCAATTTTAGGTGGATGCCTGGTATTAGTAATGTCAATGTTGTGCCATATTTTCTCCACTTGTTGATTATTGTTTTTACAGTACTCCATGGTATATTCAGTATCTTGGAAATGTTTTTAACCCTCTGTTGATTGATATTTTTCAACAATTGGATCATGTACCTGCTGAGTAAGCTCTATACAGCCAATGGCTTTTCGAGTTGGATGATACTCAGAAAAATCCTTTAGGACCAGGCACACTTCATTAATagttaaaaagtaattttaattgATGACAGGTATATGTACTACTTCATATTTAACTTAAgtctaaatgtgattggttgcttCTGAACACTGCCACAATCACTATTGTAAAAGGGTGTGCACACTTATGCAACCTGGTTATTGTACAACTTTACTTGCCATTTTTTCACCACAAAATTATTCTTAATATTATTCACTTTTATATATAGGTTTGAAGTAGGGAATTAAGTTGGAACAGGTTCCAAAATGATTCATCTTGGTttcattttataaatcacaaaaacatgTAATTTAAACAGGGGTGTGTAGACTTTTTATATCCACTGTATATTTCAAGCATagaaataacagattaatgcaTAGTTTAACATTCTGACAAACCCGTGAGTGAACTGGAGGATGGAGAGTCTTGGTGTGCGGTTGTGGCAACAGTTGCGGCATATGATGGGCTACCAACATCTATGTCTGACACCACTGGATTTTCATCATCACTGTCAAACAATCTGTTGAATAtataaaatgcaaaataatgacgattgaatttttacattttaaatgaaagcaGCCAAAGTGTGAATCTGATGGAAAAATTGTAACTCTGCGCCAAAAAAATTATGATTGCACATATAGCAACTAGCTCACCTGTGTTTCTTGACTAAATGACACTCTCCACCTTCCTGGAGATCTAAAGTGTAAATGTAGAGATGACCATCTAAAGAAGCCAACAAAAGATGTGGGACCTTCTGGATACTGAAAACCATGACGCAGAAGtgcaaataataatatttagatACTTTCTCATACTTGCAGCTTCTACTTCATATACAGTAATTACTATTATCCTTTCGACTCACATGGCAAGAGCCGATACGTTCTTCATGCCGGACACACTGAGACGGACGGTAGCAAACGCTCTGTCCTGATGCATCATGTCTGACACTTGAGAGGGCAGGTACGTGCTGGCAGCAGAAAACATCTTTCCCATATATGCTGACCATGTTGGACTAACCTTACTAGTTCAAATaagcaaaaataacaaatgatgAATAAGGATAAGGCTTAACATGATGCAAAGACAAATACTTCTTGTCATCATCAGCACATGTTTTAGCTTATGTCTTATCTATACAGGGAATTTTTTTCTTGTGCTCGAGAAAATGCAAAAGTGTGCAGAATAGTTAAATTACTGTTAGTAAACAGTAATGTGTATTATGTTCGGATTGTGATTTACTCTTTTTCTGCTTTTTAAGCGATTTAAACATATCCTTTGTTCAAAATTAGTTAACTGTGGGAGTCAttcttattatttattattattacattatttatttatatgtcgATAAACACCTGACACTAGCGTCACATCAAAAGTAAACATGTTTATACTTTAAATCTGCTTGCTGCCACATGAAGCTATCGCAAAATATAAAGTGGGTTATTTGTTGGCCTTGAATCTTGTTTAGGGTTTTAAGTTACTGTTGCTGTTTTTAAGAGGTTGCATCTTCTGTGCTGGTGGTCCAGACTGTGTGCCTAATTTATGCAACCGGTCTTTTTTAAATCACAGAGGTGTAGATATTTAAAAGCTTACCTAGAACTTCTGAATATGCACACATTGTGCGGATAAAATAATACAGCGTCAAAAACTAATATTGATGCTTGGATGAGAGGTGTGGTTGTACCTGGGACTGTGGGGCTCCAGTTTGAAGATATGAACAGTCTCTGTGTTACTAGAGGCACACAGAAACTCTCCATTGGCACTGAACGACAAAGAACTGATGCTAACGTACCTGGACAAAAAGATAATAGGATACGCATTACACTTAAAAGAAATAGTTCACTCAACAATAGAAACGGTCATCATTTAATCACCCAAATGTCATTCCTTCTTTTTTTTGCAAAGGGATGCACAACATTAGAAGATTAGTACTAAATCATCAGACTTTACAGTAAATGTACCTCTTCATTCCTCTGCGGAACTCGAACAGTTTGACTCCATCGGGTATGCTGAAAACTCTTATAACAGTGCCCTGGGTTATCACAAGATTAAATAAAGAAACCTGGTATGATGAAGATATTTCATTTTATCGAAGTAGATAGCTTTTCCATCTTACTCTTTCTGAAGCACTGGCAAGATTGGTTCCTGAGGCATTGAATGAGATGGCTGCCACAGGGCTGGCATGAGCAGAGATCGTGGTCACCATAATCTAAAACAATTAAAGTGTATAGTGTAGGTGTAGATTTCCTTATAAAGCAAACTAAAGAAGTTTGAATTTGGGCTCTAAACATCCTTACCTGATTCAAAGCATCATAAAGGGCAATTTCTCCGGCAGTGAAACTGTAAGGGTATGCCAGGTATGAGTTGGAATAATTTACAGAAAGTGCGCACAGACCTGTCAAAAAGAAGCTTTGATATTGTTACTACAAATTTACTTCAtatgaaaaaatgaaaataatggttttaatgACCACAATGCAATCTTTAATACACAGATAGTTACATTTTAAACttcatctgtttgtttttgatgcACTGATAGTGTTTACCTCGGGGGTTTGGTGGCGTGTTGAGAAGAGACTTCAGAAGTTTCATATCCTTGATATTATGGATGTACAGGGCCTCCTCCAAACAAACGATAAGTCTCTGAAAAAAATACATACTACTGCCATACTGAGTAAGATCAAACACTGAAATGAATCACTAAAACAATTTACTTTACCCAAACCAGCAGCAACCCAAGACTGTAAATTTAGGTGGGGCAGATTATATGGCTAACCTGTGATTAACTGCTAGTGAAATAAGTTTTACATCTAAACGACTGAACGCATGCAGAAGAGGTCCAGTGTCCTTGCAAAATCAAAGTATTTTTATGGAAGTCGCATCACAGGTCTGTTTATGTTTAATGTTATGAAGTACTACGGCTGTTTGAAAGGGTAATGGCTAACCAGAACTGTTaacatcctaatcctacccccaaacctaaccctaaacaaAACATCTCGCAAGATTTTAGGCCAAGGATTTCTCATTTTAGGACACTTTAACACTTTAGGAGTTTTAGGGCCAGGGGGTGTAGTAGATGAGGGCTTGGGGTGAGGATTCCGGGCAAGCTTGATGGGGGGCTTAGGAGAGACAGGCTTGGTGGAGGGTAATCGGAATAGGATAGTTCCCAGGGGGGCATCTGGGGCCAGGGCATGGCAGGGAAACCAGGCTGTGGTAGGGCAGGACCGGAAGTGACGGAGGGAATGGAAGGGAACAAGGCAGGGTTCCAGGGCAGAGGAGGAGTTGGAAATGGGACGGGTAGGGGAAGTCCAGGGCTGATTGGGTAGGGAAGAGAGTTCAGGAAGGTCATACAGACAGTCGTATGGGACCAGGCAGACGAACAGGACAATGATGGTGCACGGGAGGAAACTGCTGATGGAGCTGGTGAGACAAGGGGTGCTGCAACTGGCAGCGGAGGTAAGACAGGGACAGAGACAGAGGGCGCTGTAGCGGGCTGGGAGGCC
The Paramisgurnus dabryanus chromosome 1, PD_genome_1.1, whole genome shotgun sequence genome window above contains:
- the LOC135734636 gene encoding WD repeat domain phosphoinositide-interacting protein 1, with translation MIQTIPDVRTGEEVQKSGSSFHRERLDGSPKFQRLLCASFNQDITSLVVGCKDGYRLFSLSSVERMNCIHQSVESPDVYIAERLFSSSLMVVVSKSTPFRMNIYHFKKGTEICNYSYSSNILAVKLNRQRLIVCLEEALYIHNIKDMKLLKSLLNTPPNPRGLCALSVNYSNSYLAYPYSFTAGEIALYDALNQIMVTTISAHASPVAAISFNASGTNLASASERGTVIRVFSIPDGVKLFEFRRGMKRYVSISSLSFSANGEFLCASSNTETVHIFKLEPHSPSKVSPTWSAYMGKMFSAASTYLPSQVSDMMHQDRAFATVRLSVSGMKNVSALAIIQKVPHLLLASLDGHLYIYTLDLQEGGECHLVKKHRLFDSDDENPVVSDIDVGSPSYAATVATTAHQDSPSSSSLTGYSEDGGAKKGELIPEHEFADGPVCLDDEQEFPPVNFQNT